One Oncorhynchus clarkii lewisi isolate Uvic-CL-2024 chromosome 28, UVic_Ocla_1.0, whole genome shotgun sequence genomic region harbors:
- the LOC139387094 gene encoding interferon regulatory factor 4-like isoform X2, translating to MVREMNFEGDSGLSVSCGNGKLRQWLIDQIDSSIYPGLVWENEEKSIFRIPWKHAGKQDYNRDEDAALFKAWALFKGKHREGVDKPDPPTWKTRLRCALNKSNDFDELVERSQLDISDPFKVYRIIPEGAKRGIKMAETTSHMSSVNSYPMHSLYPSLQSQVSGGFMIPQERKEWRDYSHALDQPQLHQPPHTELQYSQCHYPQPLSRPWHTGPHTDNGYQFTGSFCSYSSSESHPTAFKMDHNMSTLSDFRLHVSLFYRESLVKKVTTSSPEGCRITSSSSSSSSPSSLCHEDRLYCGAETVQFPSPYPQSQRRGAEKLPNVLERGVLLWMTFDGLYAKRLCQSRVYWEGPLAPYTDKPNKLEKEQTCKLFDTQQFLTELQGYAHHGRPMPRHQVVLCFGDEYPDPQRQAKMITAQVEPMFARGMIYFSQQSSSHCLRDYELQGHTEISLPAPGLYQRTLQQSSPLAPGDYQRTLQHMQE from the exons ATGGTTAGAG AGATGAACTTCGAGGGGGACAGCGGCCTGTCAGTGAGCTGCGGCAACGGGAAACTTAGACAGTGGCTGATCGATCAGATTGACAGCAGCATCTATCCCGGACTGGTTTGGGAGAATGAAGAGAAAAGCATTTTCAGGATTCCGTGGAAACATGCGGGCAAACAGGATTACAATCGTGACGAGGATGCTGCACTCTTCAAG GCCTGGGCATTGTTCAAAGGGAAACATAGGGAAGGAGTGGACAAACCAGACCCCCCCACATGGAAGACCAGACTGCGATGTGCTCTGAACAAAAGCAATGACTTTGATGAGCTGGTGGAGCGAAGCCAACTGGACATATCCGATCCTTTCAAAGTCTACAGAATCATACCGGAGGGAGCTAAGAGAG GGATTAAGATGGCAGAGACAACGTCCCACATGAGCTCAGTCAACAGCTACCCTATGCACTCTCTATACCCATCTCTACAGAGCCAG GTGTCTGGCGGATTCATGATTCctcaggagaggaaggagtggagggaTTACAGCCACGCACTGGACCAGCCTCAGCTTCACCAGCCACCCCACACTGAGCTGCAGTACAGCCAGTGCCACTACCCACAGCCACTCAGCCGACCCTGGCACACCGGGCCACACACAGATAACG GTTATCAGTTTACTGGCTCCTTCTGTTCCTACTCTTCCTCAGAGTCTCACCCCACAGCATTTAAAATGGACCACAACATGTCTACCCTTTCTG ACTTCCGACTGCACGTATCCCTGTTCTACCGTGAGTCTCTGGTCAAGAAGGTAACCACCTCTAGTCCTGAAGGCTGCCGGAtcacctcttcttcctcctcatcttcctctccgTCCTCCCTCTGCCACGAGGACAGGCTGTACTGTGGTGCAGAGACGGTGCAGTTCCCCTCCCCTTACCCCCAGTCTcagaggagaggggcagagaagCTACCCAACGTCTTGGAGAGGGGCGTGCTCCTGTGGATGACGTTCGATGGGCTCTATGCCAAGCGGCTGTGCCAGAGCCGAGTGTACTGGGAAGGCCCGCTGGCACCCTACACGGACAAACCCAATAAATTGGAGAAAGAACAGACCTGCAAGCTGTTTGACACCCAGCAGTTCCTCACTG AGCTGCAGGGGTATGCCCACCATGGCCGTCCCATGCCcaggcaccaggtggtgctgtgTTTCGGAGACGAGTACCCGGACCCCCAGCGCCAGGCCAAGATGATCACAGCacag GTGGAGCCCATGTTTGCCAGGGGCATGATATACTTCAGCCAGCAGAGCAGCAGTCACTGCCTGAGGGACTATGAGCTACAGGGACACACAGAGATCTCCCTTCCGGCTCCAGGACTCTACCAGAGGACCCTTCAACAGAGCTCCCCTCTAGCTCCAGGAGACTACCAGAGGACCCTGCAACACATGCAGGAGTAA
- the LOC139387094 gene encoding interferon regulatory factor 4-like isoform X1 — translation MRFSKEMNFEGDSGLSVSCGNGKLRQWLIDQIDSSIYPGLVWENEEKSIFRIPWKHAGKQDYNRDEDAALFKAWALFKGKHREGVDKPDPPTWKTRLRCALNKSNDFDELVERSQLDISDPFKVYRIIPEGAKRGIKMAETTSHMSSVNSYPMHSLYPSLQSQVSGGFMIPQERKEWRDYSHALDQPQLHQPPHTELQYSQCHYPQPLSRPWHTGPHTDNGYQFTGSFCSYSSSESHPTAFKMDHNMSTLSDFRLHVSLFYRESLVKKVTTSSPEGCRITSSSSSSSSPSSLCHEDRLYCGAETVQFPSPYPQSQRRGAEKLPNVLERGVLLWMTFDGLYAKRLCQSRVYWEGPLAPYTDKPNKLEKEQTCKLFDTQQFLTELQGYAHHGRPMPRHQVVLCFGDEYPDPQRQAKMITAQVEPMFARGMIYFSQQSSSHCLRDYELQGHTEISLPAPGLYQRTLQQSSPLAPGDYQRTLQHMQE, via the exons ATGCGTTTTTCGAAAGAGATGAACTTCGAGGGGGACAGCGGCCTGTCAGTGAGCTGCGGCAACGGGAAACTTAGACAGTGGCTGATCGATCAGATTGACAGCAGCATCTATCCCGGACTGGTTTGGGAGAATGAAGAGAAAAGCATTTTCAGGATTCCGTGGAAACATGCGGGCAAACAGGATTACAATCGTGACGAGGATGCTGCACTCTTCAAG GCCTGGGCATTGTTCAAAGGGAAACATAGGGAAGGAGTGGACAAACCAGACCCCCCCACATGGAAGACCAGACTGCGATGTGCTCTGAACAAAAGCAATGACTTTGATGAGCTGGTGGAGCGAAGCCAACTGGACATATCCGATCCTTTCAAAGTCTACAGAATCATACCGGAGGGAGCTAAGAGAG GGATTAAGATGGCAGAGACAACGTCCCACATGAGCTCAGTCAACAGCTACCCTATGCACTCTCTATACCCATCTCTACAGAGCCAG GTGTCTGGCGGATTCATGATTCctcaggagaggaaggagtggagggaTTACAGCCACGCACTGGACCAGCCTCAGCTTCACCAGCCACCCCACACTGAGCTGCAGTACAGCCAGTGCCACTACCCACAGCCACTCAGCCGACCCTGGCACACCGGGCCACACACAGATAACG GTTATCAGTTTACTGGCTCCTTCTGTTCCTACTCTTCCTCAGAGTCTCACCCCACAGCATTTAAAATGGACCACAACATGTCTACCCTTTCTG ACTTCCGACTGCACGTATCCCTGTTCTACCGTGAGTCTCTGGTCAAGAAGGTAACCACCTCTAGTCCTGAAGGCTGCCGGAtcacctcttcttcctcctcatcttcctctccgTCCTCCCTCTGCCACGAGGACAGGCTGTACTGTGGTGCAGAGACGGTGCAGTTCCCCTCCCCTTACCCCCAGTCTcagaggagaggggcagagaagCTACCCAACGTCTTGGAGAGGGGCGTGCTCCTGTGGATGACGTTCGATGGGCTCTATGCCAAGCGGCTGTGCCAGAGCCGAGTGTACTGGGAAGGCCCGCTGGCACCCTACACGGACAAACCCAATAAATTGGAGAAAGAACAGACCTGCAAGCTGTTTGACACCCAGCAGTTCCTCACTG AGCTGCAGGGGTATGCCCACCATGGCCGTCCCATGCCcaggcaccaggtggtgctgtgTTTCGGAGACGAGTACCCGGACCCCCAGCGCCAGGCCAAGATGATCACAGCacag GTGGAGCCCATGTTTGCCAGGGGCATGATATACTTCAGCCAGCAGAGCAGCAGTCACTGCCTGAGGGACTATGAGCTACAGGGACACACAGAGATCTCCCTTCCGGCTCCAGGACTCTACCAGAGGACCCTTCAACAGAGCTCCCCTCTAGCTCCAGGAGACTACCAGAGGACCCTGCAACACATGCAGGAGTAA
- the LOC139387095 gene encoding dual specificity protein phosphatase 22-B-like yields the protein MGNGLNKVLPDLYLGNFKDARDREQLARNNITHILSIHDSAAPILPEITYLCISAADLPTQNLTQHFKQSIMFMHESRLKGEGCLVHCLAGVSRSVSLVVAYIMTVTRLGWQEALAAVRVARPCAGPNLGFQRQLQEFETTHADQYREWLRQEYKESPFNDEDDIRILLTRSLKPNGVAVEVNIEPPTPPGLQGT from the exons ATGGGTAATGGGCTCAATAAG GTCCTGCCTGACTTGTACTTGGGAAACTTCAAAG ATGCGAGGGACAGAGAGCAGTTAGCGAGGAACAACATCACACACATCCTCTCCATCCATGACAGTGCAGCCCCTATCCTGCCG GAGATTACCTATCTATGCATCTCAGCAGCGGACCTGCCCACACAAAACCT GACACAGCACTTCAAACAGAGCATCATGTTCATGCACGAGTCCCGGCTGAAAGGAGAGGGCTGTCTGGTCCACTG TCTGGCGGGTGTGTCTCGGAGTGTCTCCCTGGTGGTGGCCTACATCATGACAGTGACACGGCTGGGCTGGCAGGAGGCTCTGGCTGCTGTGAGGGTGGCTCGGCCCTGCGCTGGCCCCAACCTGGGGTTTCAGCGCCAGCTCCAGGAGTTTGAGACCACTCACGCTGACCAG tacAGGGAGTGGCTTCGGCAGGAGTACAAAGAGAGTCCCTTCAATGACGAGGACGACATCCGCATCCTGTTGACAAGGAGTCTCAAACCAAACGGGGTGGCGGTGGAGGTGAATATTGAGCCGCCCACCCCTCCAGGATTGCAAGGTACCTGA